The nucleotide sequence TGACCTGCAGGACATGCTGACCCGCCAGCTGCTGAACCAGCTGAAAGCCAGCCCCGCCCAGCCGCTGAGCCAGTACCGTATCGCGGATACCAGCCTGAGCGGATTGAAGGGTGCCCGCCTGAGCGTCAGCCTGGATCGCTTCATCGGTCGCCATGATGGCCAGTCCGTCATCACCGGTCGCTGGCGCCTGCGCGGCGTGGATGGCAGCGTGCTGGAGGAAGGCGACATCCAGACGCTGACTCCACTGACGGATGACGGCTATCCGGCACTGGTCAACAGCCTGGGCGAAGGCTGGCGTGTGACCGGCGAGCAGTTGGCACGTGAGATCGCCAAGGCATTGCCGGCCACGGCAGGTGCCAGCTGACGGTCTGATAGGCTGACAGAACGGGGCACGGTATGATGCCCAGAAACCAGAAGACCCCCGACGGATTCCGTCGGGGGTCTTCTGGTCTGGCGACTATTGCGCAGAGCGATCGAGGGAAACGTTTGAGAGAACTCATCGAGCCGCGCCTGTCGACGCTCTTCGTCTCCGCCTGACCGCTCGGCTATCTGGCCTCAGCCCTGCTGTGGCAGTACCAGCTCACCGTCACGAATCT is from Cobetia marina and encodes:
- a CDS encoding PqiC family protein, whose translation is MLGTLAGCTTAATGGAYLLPQTTQTAAQRSVAADAPLLEVMPVQLASYLEGGSLVYQTDDITLVQASQNLWADDLQDMLTRQLLNQLKASPAQPLSQYRIADTSLSGLKGARLSVSLDRFIGRHDGQSVITGRWRLRGVDGSVLEEGDIQTLTPLTDDGYPALVNSLGEGWRVTGEQLAREIAKALPATAGAS